AGTGTATCAATAGAAGAGGATTTGAAGGATCCTCTTCCTTTTTCTATCCGCTATGAAACACATGAAGAAGGAGCAGAATTTGGAGCAAAGCTTGTCGGAGTGACTCCTGATGATTTTCCAGAGAGAAAAGGACTTGCCGGTGAGTTTTTAACTTTAACAAGTCATGCAGGAACACATGTAGATGCACCGTGGCATTATTGGCCAACATCTGAAGGAAAGCCTGCTCGAACAATTGATGAAATGCCGCTAGAATGGTTTTTTAACGATGGAGTTGTTCTTGATTTTACTGACAAACCAGCAGGCTATGCAATCACAGTTGAAGATGTGAAAGAAAAACTCGAAATCATCAATTACAAATTGAAGCCCTTCGATATCGTCATGATCCGATGTGATGCAGATAAAAAGAGATATGAATCTAACTATAGTGAAATACATGTAGGTGTTTCAACTGAAGCTACTCTTTGGTTAATTGACCAAGGAATCAAAGTGATGGGAACGGACGGTTGGGGATGGGATACACCACTTGCTATCCAAGCTGCTGATTACAAGCAAAATCCACGTGAAGGTGTTCTTTGGGCCGCTCATTATGCGGGAAAAGAAAAGGAATACTGTCAAATTGAAAAACTAGCAAACTTAGACCAATTGCCACCATTTGGCTTTAAAGTATCTGTGCTTCCAGTGAAAATTAAGGGAGCGAGTGCAGGCTGGACGAGGGCAGTTGCAATCATTGATTAAAAAATACATCTAAAACTAGCGTTTTGCAAGCACTTCAAAAAATATGAGGAGGTACTGGCATGACAAATCAATATGTAAAAAAGATACTGGTTATTGGTGGAGGTATTAGTGGCTTATCAGCAGCAATTGCTTTAAATAAAATTGGGATTGAAGTTGAAATAGCTGAAAAAGAATTAGAGTGGAATGTGTATGGAGTTGGGATTATTCAACCACCTAATGCTTTAAGAGCACTTAATGAACTTGGCTTAGCAGATGCTTGTATGGAACAAGGCACGTCATATCCGGGTTTTGATTATTATACGGGTCAAGGCCATTTCTTGTTTCACGCAGCATCACCAACAATTGAGGGGTACCCAGGTGTTAACGGAATCTCAAGAAGACAGCTACACAATATATTGTTTGATGCCGTTCAATCTATTGGAACGAAAATTTATATGGGTACAACCGTTAATACCATTGAAGATCAAGGAAATGGTGTAAAAGTCGAATTGAATAATGGAATAACTAGCACTTACGATTTAGTTATTGGATCAGATGGTGCAAATTCTAAGGTTCGAACATTACTGTTTGGAGAAATCGAACAGCGTTATAGTGGGCAAGGAGTGTGGAGGTATAACTTGCCACGAACAAAAGAAATCGACAAGGGTCTTTTTTATTATGGTAAGGATGCAAAAGCAGGATTGGTTCCTATGTCTGACGACTTAATGTACCTGCTTGTTACAACAAATGAACCAGGAAATCCAAGGTTTCCTACTGATCAATTACATGTTTTATTAAAGGAAAGAATGACAGAATTTGGAGGGATTATTGCTGATGTGGCTAAGCAAATTGTTGATCCTTCTGAAGTCGTTTACCGTCCTATATTTACTCATCTTATACCAAGCCCATGGTATAAAGGAAATGTTTTACTAGTTGGTGATGCAGCACATGGAACAGCCCCACATCTTGGCCAAGGTGCTTCAATTGCGATTGAAGATGTTGTTGTTTTAGCTGATATTTTAAAACATAACCTACCTGTTCAAGAAACAATGGAAGTCTTTATGGAAAAACGCTTTGAACGCTGCAAAATGATTGTTGAGAATTCTGACCAATTAGTTGAGTGGGAATTATTAACCGCTGCTGGAAAAATGACGGAAAAGGTGAATGTTGGAGAGTATGTAAAAATGACTCTTGGAAAAATGAATGAGCCCTTCTTAACTGAGTTAAATGTCTAATAGAACACTAGGTATTGTATGCGCTTTCGGTTGAGGTGACTATAAAATGGGTAAGGGGGCAATTGAATGAATGGAGTAAGCGGAAGCAAGCGTTATGAGAATTTCCTTGTGATCATTATGTTTTTTGTTGTTGGACTTGTGTTTTTAGATCGTTTAAGTTTAGGGTTTGTTTTTCCTATCATGGGACCGGATTTAAATCTATCAAACACGCAACTGGGGATAACAGTTGGTATTACGAGTCTATTCTTTGGAATTTCGACGATAATATTCGCTAGCCTTTCTGATTTTATAGGGAAAAAGAAGGTCATGCTCGTTATCTTTGTTTTTGTTTTTTCAATTGCTACCCTACTAACCGGACTTGTCGGTTCATTTATTGCTTTAATTTTGACGAGAATCATCATGGGATTAGCTGAAGGCCCTGTTATGCCATTAGTTCAATCCATTGTCATGGAGGAATCCTCTGAGAAAAGAAGAGGATTTAATATGGGTGTCATTCAAAGCGCTTCCTCCTTAATTGGAGGAACAATGGCACCTGTCTTGACGGTTTCACTGGCAGTGGCCTTTGGCTGGAGATCAGCTTTTTATATTATCGCCATTCCAGGTATTATTCTTGGTATTATTTTATGGAAATACTTAAAGGAACCTAAAAACGTTGTAGAAAACCAAGAACAACCCACAGCAAAACCAACAAAAGCAGATTACATAAAAGTTTTTAAAACAAGAAACGTATGGCTTTGTACAATCATAGGAACATGTAACATGGTCTTTATCCTGACTCTTACTGCCTTTCTTCCAACGATGCTAGCCAACTCAACAGACTATAAAGACGCACAAATTGGGATGCTCCTAGGCATTATGGGTCTCTTGATGTTTGTTGGACAAATGGGGGCCCCTGCGCTATCTGATCGTTTCGGCAGATTACCGATTCTTAAAATCTTTTCATTTATTGCTATTTTCCTTCCAATCATGATTGCACTATACTATCAAAACTTTGCCGTTCTACTTGTTTCATTAATTATTCTATCAATTGGAAATGGCTATCAACCACTAGTAATGAATATTGTTCCTGCAGAATCTGTTCCTCGTGTATTTATTGCGACTAGCATAAGCTTCGTTATTTTAACAGGAGAAATTATCGGCGGGGCGATGGGACCGATGATGGCGGGAGTTCTGGCTGATAAATACGGATTAACGGCTCCGTTATGGATTACAGCAGTCGCAGCATTCATTGCGTTTGTTTGTACATTTGGTATTAAAGAAACAGCACCAATAAAGGTGAAACAGCCTAAGAATATTGATATAACGATGTAAAATTGTTTTTTTAGTTGTTCTATATAGGGGAACGATAGAATACAAGTTCATTTTTTAATCCTCTATAATTTGAGCATGAATAGGGGGGTACAATGGAAAGCACAATTCGTGTTAATGAAACGGATATGACTTTTTCAGACATGCAAAACCAAAAGTTAAATCAAATGCTTGTTTTTATTTCGCAATACAATGAGTTTTATAAAGATAGGTTAAAACATGTGTCATTACCAATCAGGTCAACAGAAGATCTGCAACAACTTCCATTTACAAGTAAATATGAACTTGTACAGGATCAAACAAACTTTTCTCCATTGGGTAGAAATCACACCTTTTCTAAGGAAGAATATGTGAGATATCATCAAACATCTGGCACAACAGGGAAACCATTAAAAGTACTTGATACGAAAGAAAGTTGGACCTGGTGGGAAGATTGTTGGTTGGAAGTATTTAAATCTAGTGGTGTGACAAAAAATGACACCGCTTTCTTGGCCTTTTCCTTTGGACCTTTTATTGGCTTCTGGGCCGCATTCGAAGCAGCTAAGCGACTAGGTGCACTAGTCATCACAGGGGGAAGTCAAAGCTCTAAAGAAAGATTACAAAGCATGATAAATAATGAAGCCACCGTTTTATTATGCACCCCAAGTTATGCTCTACACCTAGCTGAGGTAGCCGAGGGAAATTCTATAGATCTAAGAGAAACTAACATTAAAACGATCATTACTGCAGGAGAACCTGGAGGATCTGTTCCATCAATTAGACAACAAATCGAAAGGCTTTGGAATGCAAAGCTTTATGATCATGTTGGAATGACAGAGATAGGGGCATATGGATATTCATGTACTGAACAAAATGGACTGCATGTGAATGAAGCAGAATTTATTGTGGAGGTCATCAATCCAGATACGTTAGAGCCTGTTGGAAAAGGTGAACGTGGTGAGTTGGTGCTAACGAACCTTGGAAGATATGGGTATCCTCTACTTCGTTATCGTACAGGTGATATGGTTATTTGCAGTGAAGAACCATGTCCTTGTGGTAATAAAAATACTCTTTTAGTTAACGGTATTATTGGGCGTCTGGATGATATGGTTATTATTCGGGGGATTAATATCTTTCCTTCTTCCATTGAATCCATCATACGTGAATTTGAAGCTGTGAAGGAATTCAGAATTATTTATTACACAGAACAAAATATGAATCAAGTTAAAGTTCAAATAGAAGCTGTGACAGATCTTGCTTCTCAAGTTGCAACTAAATTAAGAGATAGAATTGGATTAAGAATTGATGTAGAAATGGTACCAGAGAACTCACTGCCTAGATTTGACTTAAAAGCTAAGCGGGTTGTGGATGAAAGAGTTGTTAACTAAAAGCTAGAAAGTTTATAAACTAGGAAAACACCTTACTTCAACTATAAGGTGTTTTCCACTTTATGGAGGGAATTTACATGAGAAAAAGTGAGTATCAGTTTTCTGTTACTTGGGGAGATACCGATGCAGCAGGAATCGTTTTTTATCCCACTTTTTATAAATGGATGGATACGGCAACACATCATCTATTTTCAAGCATAGGATATCCGACCTCAGAGTTGTTTACGATCAAGAAGATTGGATTACCACTTATAAAAACTACTTGTGATTTTAAGCAACCTCTCTTTTTTGAAGACAAATTGACGATACATTCAGAAATGAAAGAGATTCATAATAAAGTTTTCTTAGTAGAGCATACGTTTCAAAAGGATGATAACATTGTTGCTATTGGTACTGAATTAAGAGCCTGGGGAGATCTATCAGGTGAGAAGCCTAAAGCTGTTGCGATCCCTAATGAAGTTCGTCAGTTGTTGGAACATGAATAAAACACTTTAATGTAGCTTCAATCCAATTAAAGGATTGAGGTTTTTTTATTCAACTCTTTCCACAAATTTAACGAAACACATTTCCTTTTTTCCTACATAAAGTAGCTAACTATTCTTTTCTTATTCTATTACAATATGAGTAAGAAAACTGAATATTTGAAAAAGGAGGTAAAATTGAAAGCGTCTACTAAAATATCTGATAGGGGCTAACAAAATGAAAGTGATTAACCCGATGAATGTTATTGATAATAGTAAAATTTCTTCGTTTCATGTATGGCTGATAACTTGGTTGTTTTTGGTTATTGCTTTTGATGGTTATGATGTAGTAGTTTATGGTGCTTCTGTTCCATCATTAATTCAGGAGTGGGGAATTTCAGACGTAACAGCTGGTGCAATAGGCAGTTACACTGTTATCGGAACCGCTTTGGGGGCAGTTATTTTTGGGATGCTGTCTGATAAAATAGGTCGTAAAAAAATTATTTTGCTAACAACGTTCTTATTTAGTTTCTTTACCATGATATCAGGTTTTGCGACAGGCCCAATTTTATTTGCTGTATTTAGAATCATTGCCGGAATTGGTTTAGGTGGGGTAATGCCGAACGTTATTGCTCTTGCTACTGAGTTTTCTCCAAAACGAGTTCGATCTGCTATTGTTTCTTTCATTTTCTGTGGATATTCTATTGGAGCGCTTACAGCAGCACTTACTAGCCGTTCACTATTACCAACAGTTGGATGGGAGCCGGTTTATTGGTTAGCGGGTATTCCACTTTTGTTTATCCCATTTTTATTAAAAAGTATCCCTGAGTCGGTAGGGTTTCTTATTGAAAAAGGCAAAGAAGAGGAAGCTAGAAAAACATTAATGAAAATTGATCCAAGCTTAAGAACTGGTGGGGAGTTTGAATTTGTAAAGCCAACTGCAAAAGAACCTGGTTCACCAGTTGTGAAGCTATTTGAAGATAAACGTGCGTTAAGTACAATTATGTTCTGGGTTTCTTGCTTTAGTGCATTTGTTTTAATTTATTCTATGAACACATGGTTACCTCGACTTATGATGCAATCAGGTTATGACCTTAGCTCAAGTCTAGCATTTACGGCTGTCATGCAAATTGGGGCAATTGCAGGTACGATTATTTTTGGTCGTTTGGTTGATAAAATTGGATTTAAGAAGGTTCTTGTTCCTTTATTCTTCTGTGGTGCTATAGCGTTATCCTTTATCGGATTAACAAATAGTATGGCAATCGCTTTTGTATTAATTGCGATCATTGGTGCAGCTTCAGTAGGATTACAGAACATCTCAAATGCATTTGTATCTCAATACTATCCTTCTAGCATGCGTTCCACAGGACTTGGAAGCACGATGGCATTTGGTCGTATTGGAGGAATAGTAGCGCCAATCTTTGTTGGGTTCCTATTAACAATGAATCTATTGCCGCAATTTAATTTTGTCGCAATCGGAGGAGCTGCATTACTTGGTGGAATCGCTATGTTGTTTGTCCAGGAAAAACATGGCGATTATTATGAAGCAAAAGAAGAGATTAAACCAGCAAACAGTCAAGTGAATGTGGCAAAATAAATTTGTCAGGGTTTAACTTCAAATGGGTTAACTTACCTACTATTCTTCAAGAAATTTTAGAATGGTAGAAGGTTGCCCATTTGCTATTTTTGTTTAAGTGTCTAAAAATTTTTAGCAAAGAAAGGGATTTTGTAGATGGAAACGACATTTGTTTTTAAAGCAAATATTCAGGTAGCTAACCCAATTGAAGTTGGGGATGTTGGAACAGGCATAAGGAGAGTGATTCCGATTATTGGAGGTACTTTTGAAGGTAATGGTATAAAAGGCAAAGTCCTTTCAGGTGGCGCAGATTACCAGATTATAAGATATGATGGTGTAACAGAAGCTCTTGCTCACTATGTAATTGAAACGGACGATGGTGTACCCATTTATGTGATCAATAAAGGATACAGACATGGTCCTAAAGAAATCATAGATAAAATTATTCGTGGTGAGCAGGTTCATGATGGTTCTTATTATTTCAAAACTACCCCGTCTTTTGAAACGAGCAGTGAAAAGTACTCTTATTTGAACCGAATGATTTTCATTGGTGAAGGAATTAGAAGACCAAATGATGTTCAAATTTCATTTTATCAAGTTGTTTAATTGTTTAAACGATCACGATTACCTTTTCAATTAAGTTTTTCTTCTTTTATACTATTAGTATCAAGAAAAACGGAAATAGGGGGTACTTGTGTGTCAAACAGTAAGAGAGAAATACTAATGAAAAAAGTAGAGCATCATCTACGAACCACATCCCGGCAGCTAATTAAAATTAATACAGAAGATGAAGTGCTTCAATATTTAGCTGATTCGTTCCGTTCTGAATTATATTGTGATTTTGTTGGAGTCGTTTTGAGTGAGGGAGATTCTTTTATCCCTAAGGCGTGGAGTGGAAATACTCCTTCAGTCCTTAGGCATTTCCCTCTTTTAGCGGCAAGCTGTTCCTCCAAACTTCTTCGTCAAAGCTTAACATATAAAGCTTCTGTAACAAATAATTCTTGCAGGTTAACAGAGATACTTAAGGAAGAAAATGTGAAAACATGGTTTACTGTTCCGTTAAATGATGACATTCAACACTTTGGTTTTTGTATCGTAGGCTTTTTAAGTTATGTTCCACTTCTAGAGATGGAAAGTCATTTTGAGGAATTTGGAAAAGATATGGCCGTCGCTCTATCTGTGGCTAGACAAAAGGAAAATCAGTTGAAAAAGCTAGAGGGAATTGAATGGATTAGCAAAAATCAGTCTCTTGATTCTTCCCTAGACCAGCATTTTTCTGAAGTAACATACAGAGCTGGGAAATCAACAAATGCTGATTTTGCTTGTATGTATTTATATAATGAGAAAGAGAATTGCTTTGACTTACAGAAGCCTGTATATGGGGAGATGGAATATCCCGATATAATGATGATTGAGAATAACTATGCACTTAAGGAATACTTTCCATTTCTTGAGGAAACTGGATGCACCCAAATGACAGTACCACTCTTAATTGATCTTAAGCCAATTGGTGTGCTTCATGTTCAGAATAAATATGAAAGACCTTTTTCTGAAGAAGACTTAAAAATATTAGAGATGCTATCAACACATGTTGCGACTCTCTTAGAGAATGCACGATTATATAAAAGTGAAAAAGATAATAAAAACCGTCTACACTTTTTATTAGATTTTCAACAATCACTGGTGAAAAAAACAGTTGAAGATGATGATTTTGAAGGAATTACATTAAAGCTCTCAGATTTGTTTCAAGAAACAGTTATCTTATATGACCGATTTATGAGGCCAATTGCTTTTAACTTCCGAAATAGTGATAACGATTACAATCTACCTGATAACCTTGCACTACAAGCGAATAGGTTAAGGAAAAATCTGAAAAAACAAGAGAAGTTTACTGTCGTACACCCTGAAAGAGATGACTGTGTGTTTTCTTTTTGGGTTATAAATGGTGGAGGGAATTTATTAGGATATCTTTCTGTTTGCAATACAGCCAGTGAGATGAATGAATTTGACCAGCTAACAGTTGAGATGGCACGAAATATATGTTCAATTCAGTTTATTAAGCAAAAGCTTGTTCTCGATACAAAAGAACAGGTCAAGGATAGCTTTATTAGCAAATTGTTGGTGGGAAAAATCGAAGATCAAGACAGTATCATTCAATATGCTAATCTGTTCCAATGGGATATTTTCAAATGTCATCGTGTTGCGGTATTGACGATTTCAATAGATGAAGATGACCTTTTAGAACAGCAAGCAAAAAAAGTGCTTATATGGGATGCGATCAAGTCACATCTTGCAAAGTTTGATTCTCGAATATTAACAGTGTCACATGATGAAAACTATATCCTCCTGCTAATCCCAGTGGATGATGATGTTCAAAGTAAAAATTATTGGAAAAACCTTTCTGACAATATTGAGAAATGGTCACTAGAAGTGTTTTCAGGTTGTAAGATTTTATTGGGGATTGGTACATCAACAAGCAATATGAAAGATTATTATGTAAGTTACCAACAGGCACTTCTAGCATTAAATGTTATGAATATTAGGATGAAGCATATCTCTTTTTCACTATATGAAGATCTTGGAGCTTATACAATTCTCCACCATCTCGATCAATCTAATGCGGTAAACTTGTTTATAAAAAGTCAGCTGGATCCTCTATTAACTTACACAGAAAATAAAAACATAGATTTATATCATACTTTATACGTTTTCCTACAAAATAACGGAAATATTAAAAGTACTTCAGATGAGCTTTTCATCCACAGAAGTTCCCTGTTATACAGACTTGAAAAAATTGAATCACTACTAAATGTTGATTTGAATGATGCTGAAATCAGGTTTAATTTAATGATGGCTTTCAAGCTGCATGATATGCATGGAGAACGGTTGAAGAAGAGCTAGATTAGTAGTATGAAACAGTCCAACTTGTATGAGTTGGGCATTGTTTTTCTTTCGACAAATTCCGGGAAGTGACCAGGCACTGCCCCTTCCTACAAAACATAGGAAATTACACATTTTTTTCCCTACATTGTGTAGGTACAATCCCCTTACAGTGAAAGCTATAATGAATGTATAGAAAAAAGAGATTGGGGATGAGATGAGATGGCGATTCAAACAATTGGTGTGGTTGGTGCTGGTTCGATGGGAGCAGGTATTGCGAATCTAGCAGCTATGAATAAGTTTAATGTTATTTTAAATGATATTGAGGAGCGTTTTTTAGATGGTGCTCTTAAACGTATTGATAAGTTTATGAGCAAAAGTGTGGAAAGAGGAAAAATGACTGAAGAGCAAAAGCAAGAAGCATTTGCCCGTATTCAAACAACTACTAGCTTGGAAGAAATGAGTGGAGCAGATGTGGTGATTGAAGCAGTTTTAGAGGATCTCTCATTAAAGAAAGAAGTATTTTCAAAGCTTGATAGCATTGTGAACGAAAATTGCATTTTAGCTACAAATACTTCATCCATGTCTATTACAGAAATTGCTTCTGCAACGAAACGTCCAGAACGTGTGGCAGGGATGCATTTCTTTAATCCAGCACAACTCATGAAGCTTGTTGAAGTAGTTCGTGGATATAAGACAAGTGATGAAACCATCGAAGAATTGAAAGCGCTATCCAAACAGCTGTCGAAAGAGCCAGTTGAAGTAAAGAAAGATTCTCCCGGATTTATCGTAAATAGAATTATGATTCCACAATTTATTGAAGCGATTAAGCTATTAGAGGAAGGAGTTGCTTCAGCTGAAGATATCGATAAGGCGGTAACACTTGGATTGAACTACCCAATGGGACCTTTCACTCTTCAAGATTATGCGGGAGTTGAGATTGGCTACCATGTGATGGAGTATTTTAAAGAAGAATTTAATGATAACCATTTTGCTCCACCACAACTATTAAAACAGTTAGTTAGAGCAGGAAGACACGGTAAGAAAACAGGTGCAGGATTTTACGATTACGAATAATGAAGGGGGACTTAATAATGACTTATGAATTTTTATTATGTGAAATTGAAGAAAATGTAGCGGTGGTAACGATTAACAGACCACCGGTTAATCCATTGAATACCGTTGTATTTCAAGAACTTTCAACCTTATTTGATGTATTAGATGCAGACGATGAAGTCCGTGCCATCATTCTTACTGGCAGCGGTGAGAAAGCGTTCGTGGCAGGAGCTGACATCAACGAAATGGCTAGTCTTGATCTTGTTGGTGTTAATAAAATGAACAAAGTTTCTAGAACCGTTTTTTCTAAAATTGAACAAACGACAAAGCCTGTTATTGCTGCCCTTAATGGTTTAGCACTTGGTGGAGGCTTAGAGCTTGCTCTAGCATGTGATCTGCGAATTAGCTCAGATCGAGCAAAATTTGCTTTTCCAGAGGTAGGTTTAGGAATCATCCCTGGTGGTGGCGGAACTCAGCGATTACAAAAAATTGTTGGTCAAGGAATAGCTAAGGAACTTCTATACTTCGGTGATATGTTTGATGCAAATAGAGCACTAGAATTAAGGATTGTTAACAAAGTAGTTCCAGCTGAAGAGGTTCTTGGTGCAGCAAAAGAATGGGCAAAGAAATTGGCACAAAAGCCTCCAGTTGCGCTTCAAATGGTGAAAACAGCGGTAAACGTTGGTGGAAATACGGACTTAGAATCAGGACTTATCATTGAAAGTACTTGCTTTGGGAATGCTTTTTCAACTCAAGATAGAATCGAGGGACTTCAAGCTTTTGTGGAGAAAAGAAAACCTGTTTATACAGGGAGATAAGAAACACCATCACTAAAAAATGAGGTGAAATACCATGAAAGATATCGTGATTTTAGAAGGAGCAAGAACACCATTTGCCGAAATTTCAGGTTCGTTTCGTGAGATGACCGCAACTGATTTGGGTGCAATTGCAGCGACAGAAGCATTAAAAAGATCAAAAATTACTGGTGAGGATGTAGATCAAGTAGTTTTTGGAAATGTTCAGCAATCAAGTAAAGACGCTCATCTTCTAGCAAGACATGTTGGGTTAAAGGCAGGAACACCGATAGATGTTCCTGCTCTAACCATTAATCGCTTATGTGGCACTGGCCTTGAATCGGTTTTAACGGCTGCGCGCTATATTTTAACAAATGAAGCAAATGTAGTATTAGCTGGTGGAACAGAAAGCATGAGTCAGGTGCCTCACGTTATCCGTGGAATGAGGTGGGGAAGTCAGCTTGGTGCACCAGTTGTTGAGGATTGGGTATGGGATGGTCTTTATGATACCTATGGAGATTGCACGATGGGAGAAACAGCCGAAAATCTTGCAGCAAAATACAATGTAACAAGAGAAGAAGTGGATCAACATGCACTCTCAAGTCATGAACGTGCATTGGCAGCAAGAGAAAAGGGCTATTTACAAGAAGAAATTGTTCCTGTAACGGTTAAGGGACGAAAAGGCGATAAGGTCATTTCAGAAGATGAACATGTTCGTCACACAAGTATGGAACAGCTTTCTAAATTAAGACCACGATTTGTTGAAAATGGTGTGGTAACACCAGGGAATGCAAGTGGAATGGTAGATGGAGCTGCTGCGATAGT
This Metabacillus endolithicus DNA region includes the following protein-coding sequences:
- a CDS encoding cyclase family protein, which encodes MKIVDLSVSIEEDLKDPLPFSIRYETHEEGAEFGAKLVGVTPDDFPERKGLAGEFLTLTSHAGTHVDAPWHYWPTSEGKPARTIDEMPLEWFFNDGVVLDFTDKPAGYAITVEDVKEKLEIINYKLKPFDIVMIRCDADKKRYESNYSEIHVGVSTEATLWLIDQGIKVMGTDGWGWDTPLAIQAADYKQNPREGVLWAAHYAGKEKEYCQIEKLANLDQLPPFGFKVSVLPVKIKGASAGWTRAVAIID
- a CDS encoding FAD-dependent oxidoreductase; translated protein: MTNQYVKKILVIGGGISGLSAAIALNKIGIEVEIAEKELEWNVYGVGIIQPPNALRALNELGLADACMEQGTSYPGFDYYTGQGHFLFHAASPTIEGYPGVNGISRRQLHNILFDAVQSIGTKIYMGTTVNTIEDQGNGVKVELNNGITSTYDLVIGSDGANSKVRTLLFGEIEQRYSGQGVWRYNLPRTKEIDKGLFYYGKDAKAGLVPMSDDLMYLLVTTNEPGNPRFPTDQLHVLLKERMTEFGGIIADVAKQIVDPSEVVYRPIFTHLIPSPWYKGNVLLVGDAAHGTAPHLGQGASIAIEDVVVLADILKHNLPVQETMEVFMEKRFERCKMIVENSDQLVEWELLTAAGKMTEKVNVGEYVKMTLGKMNEPFLTELNV
- a CDS encoding MFS transporter; this encodes MNGVSGSKRYENFLVIIMFFVVGLVFLDRLSLGFVFPIMGPDLNLSNTQLGITVGITSLFFGISTIIFASLSDFIGKKKVMLVIFVFVFSIATLLTGLVGSFIALILTRIIMGLAEGPVMPLVQSIVMEESSEKRRGFNMGVIQSASSLIGGTMAPVLTVSLAVAFGWRSAFYIIAIPGIILGIILWKYLKEPKNVVENQEQPTAKPTKADYIKVFKTRNVWLCTIIGTCNMVFILTLTAFLPTMLANSTDYKDAQIGMLLGIMGLLMFVGQMGAPALSDRFGRLPILKIFSFIAIFLPIMIALYYQNFAVLLVSLIILSIGNGYQPLVMNIVPAESVPRVFIATSISFVILTGEIIGGAMGPMMAGVLADKYGLTAPLWITAVAAFIAFVCTFGIKETAPIKVKQPKNIDITM
- a CDS encoding phenylacetate--CoA ligase family protein, with protein sequence MESTIRVNETDMTFSDMQNQKLNQMLVFISQYNEFYKDRLKHVSLPIRSTEDLQQLPFTSKYELVQDQTNFSPLGRNHTFSKEEYVRYHQTSGTTGKPLKVLDTKESWTWWEDCWLEVFKSSGVTKNDTAFLAFSFGPFIGFWAAFEAAKRLGALVITGGSQSSKERLQSMINNEATVLLCTPSYALHLAEVAEGNSIDLRETNIKTIITAGEPGGSVPSIRQQIERLWNAKLYDHVGMTEIGAYGYSCTEQNGLHVNEAEFIVEVINPDTLEPVGKGERGELVLTNLGRYGYPLLRYRTGDMVICSEEPCPCGNKNTLLVNGIIGRLDDMVIIRGINIFPSSIESIIREFEAVKEFRIIYYTEQNMNQVKVQIEAVTDLASQVATKLRDRIGLRIDVEMVPENSLPRFDLKAKRVVDERVVN
- a CDS encoding acyl-CoA thioesterase: MRKSEYQFSVTWGDTDAAGIVFYPTFYKWMDTATHHLFSSIGYPTSELFTIKKIGLPLIKTTCDFKQPLFFEDKLTIHSEMKEIHNKVFLVEHTFQKDDNIVAIGTELRAWGDLSGEKPKAVAIPNEVRQLLEHE
- a CDS encoding MFS transporter — protein: MKVINPMNVIDNSKISSFHVWLITWLFLVIAFDGYDVVVYGASVPSLIQEWGISDVTAGAIGSYTVIGTALGAVIFGMLSDKIGRKKIILLTTFLFSFFTMISGFATGPILFAVFRIIAGIGLGGVMPNVIALATEFSPKRVRSAIVSFIFCGYSIGALTAALTSRSLLPTVGWEPVYWLAGIPLLFIPFLLKSIPESVGFLIEKGKEEEARKTLMKIDPSLRTGGEFEFVKPTAKEPGSPVVKLFEDKRALSTIMFWVSCFSAFVLIYSMNTWLPRLMMQSGYDLSSSLAFTAVMQIGAIAGTIIFGRLVDKIGFKKVLVPLFFCGAIALSFIGLTNSMAIAFVLIAIIGAASVGLQNISNAFVSQYYPSSMRSTGLGSTMAFGRIGGIVAPIFVGFLLTMNLLPQFNFVAIGGAALLGGIAMLFVQEKHGDYYEAKEEIKPANSQVNVAK
- a CDS encoding DUF3237 domain-containing protein, giving the protein METTFVFKANIQVANPIEVGDVGTGIRRVIPIIGGTFEGNGIKGKVLSGGADYQIIRYDGVTEALAHYVIETDDGVPIYVINKGYRHGPKEIIDKIIRGEQVHDGSYYFKTTPSFETSSEKYSYLNRMIFIGEGIRRPNDVQISFYQVV
- a CDS encoding helix-turn-helix domain-containing protein, whose translation is MSNSKREILMKKVEHHLRTTSRQLIKINTEDEVLQYLADSFRSELYCDFVGVVLSEGDSFIPKAWSGNTPSVLRHFPLLAASCSSKLLRQSLTYKASVTNNSCRLTEILKEENVKTWFTVPLNDDIQHFGFCIVGFLSYVPLLEMESHFEEFGKDMAVALSVARQKENQLKKLEGIEWISKNQSLDSSLDQHFSEVTYRAGKSTNADFACMYLYNEKENCFDLQKPVYGEMEYPDIMMIENNYALKEYFPFLEETGCTQMTVPLLIDLKPIGVLHVQNKYERPFSEEDLKILEMLSTHVATLLENARLYKSEKDNKNRLHFLLDFQQSLVKKTVEDDDFEGITLKLSDLFQETVILYDRFMRPIAFNFRNSDNDYNLPDNLALQANRLRKNLKKQEKFTVVHPERDDCVFSFWVINGGGNLLGYLSVCNTASEMNEFDQLTVEMARNICSIQFIKQKLVLDTKEQVKDSFISKLLVGKIEDQDSIIQYANLFQWDIFKCHRVAVLTISIDEDDLLEQQAKKVLIWDAIKSHLAKFDSRILTVSHDENYILLLIPVDDDVQSKNYWKNLSDNIEKWSLEVFSGCKILLGIGTSTSNMKDYYVSYQQALLALNVMNIRMKHISFSLYEDLGAYTILHHLDQSNAVNLFIKSQLDPLLTYTENKNIDLYHTLYVFLQNNGNIKSTSDELFIHRSSLLYRLEKIESLLNVDLNDAEIRFNLMMAFKLHDMHGERLKKS
- a CDS encoding 3-hydroxyacyl-CoA dehydrogenase family protein, with product MAIQTIGVVGAGSMGAGIANLAAMNKFNVILNDIEERFLDGALKRIDKFMSKSVERGKMTEEQKQEAFARIQTTTSLEEMSGADVVIEAVLEDLSLKKEVFSKLDSIVNENCILATNTSSMSITEIASATKRPERVAGMHFFNPAQLMKLVEVVRGYKTSDETIEELKALSKQLSKEPVEVKKDSPGFIVNRIMIPQFIEAIKLLEEGVASAEDIDKAVTLGLNYPMGPFTLQDYAGVEIGYHVMEYFKEEFNDNHFAPPQLLKQLVRAGRHGKKTGAGFYDYE